A stretch of DNA from Oryza brachyantha chromosome 9, ObraRS2, whole genome shotgun sequence:
CTGCAGTTGCTGATGCTTTGTCCAATAAGGACAAACTAATAGTCGGAGGGATTGTACAACGCTGATGGATACAGAGATTGATTACATCAATGGATAGTTTAATctactaatatttttcttatgataACAATTGCATGCACCGGTGGTAATCCAGTTGGACGAGTTTATCGAACAGGATGATATACTTGCATCGATTGGGGTTTGGGATATTTCTTAAGTAAAATACATGGCCAGACTTTAAACTTAGTAGCGGATGTAATTAATCTAGGTtcgtaaacataaaagttacacatctatatttttaaacttaggAACGAACGTCATTTAGGtctgtaaatttttaaattgtgtatctaggTCCACTGTTTTGGTTTAATGAATTATAGCCGGTACATTTGACTAAAGTTGACTGCTAGTATGACATTCCACTTAGGTactatatttgcaaacaaccCCATTTGCAGTCAACTTTAGTCAAATAAGATTTGAATCGGATATGATTTATTAAACCAATATGGTAGACctagatatataatttttaagtttatgaacctaaataatatatgctcTCAAGTTTAAGGAACTTGATatacaatttaaaagtttacggacatatatagatgacatcCGCTCACAAGTTTAATGAcctatatatgtaatttttaagtttatggatCTAGCTGATATCCACtctcaagtttaaggaccggccatgtatttttattttttttacgctAGATCTGACTCGGTTGTTTCGCATTTCTTAAATCTCACCTGATTTGCACTTGGAAAATTCATCAAACTTGTACACTTTTGTTATGAAAaaggttataaataggtataTATTATGAACCAACCATCCATTACTCGATATCATCTGTAAAGTATCGCTAGATTATTCTCGATTGTTAAGTCTGTATGCTGGAAGCTAGACTAAGCTTAAGGCCTTATTGATTCAGCCTGAGATTCTCATAATCCGGCTTATTAGGAGTAAGCTGAAGTAAACATATGgacttttttatcatccttgaaaaatacctcaaggtaccaagaatttagtataaatttttggtatctcaaagTACTATACTTTTTACGCTAAAAAATGgtggtatcttgaggtatattttttcagagatttgctccggtccaacaaaaagcaGGTACCGAAACGTTTTTCACCATTGAATCTATGTGAGTAGGATGTGTAttgttagatctaacgatcaTAAAGAATTTGGTACCGTGAgttaccggtatctcgagatactttttgttagactgaaACAAATCTTATTTTTTCAACAATGGTAAAACATCTCTAAACatatagattattatgatagattattataatgcATATGTTATATTATTATAGTCTAATAAGcttgtgtttctttttataattGGATGGCTAAAGACCCACCGctcttatataaatatgagttttactctcatcctttcttttgtacctcgaggtactggtacctcgcggtaccaaatcgtttctgatcgttggatccaacagtgcacatcttacttagctagatccaatggtaagaaacgatttggtacctcgagataccggtaacTTGAGGTAAGAAAGGAAGGATTCGAGTAAAACTGTATAAATATACTTAATTACCCACGTTGTCATTTAACATGATCATACCCAATCCTCTCCTAGCGCAAGATAGACCGAGTAGTGGCTGCGAGGCTGCGAATAGCGCAGgagaggcggcagcagcgCACTGGGCAAGACGTGTTTGCAGATCGGCTGATCGAGcaggcagcgacgacgacgccgctcCGGGCAGAGGCAGGTAAAGCCTATGGTATATGAGATTTGTTtgttcatcaaaaaatatccTAAGATACCAATATCTCATGGTAGCAAATCATTTCTAAACGATAGATCGTATTTTACTCAGCTAGATTCAATGGTgtaaaacgatttggtacctcgagatactttttattggatcgaagcaaatctctctgtatatatatacgtgtggGCTTGTGTTCTGTTGTTCATGATCGATGAGCAGCTCATAGCTGTccgtggcggcgccgacggcgaggaagGCCGGCCGGTTTGGGCGAGGAAGTCCGCCATGGGAAGGTGGGTGGTGTCGCCGGCGAGAGTTGCATGCAGATGCACAGCTGCTGCATCTCCTGACAAGAAACGATGAACGATCCACAGACTTTTTCcggaggatgacgacgacgtcgcACGATGCCTCGGGCTCCCAGCAGGAAATCGACCAGAGAGCTAGTTGTAGTATCTGCACCACCACCCTTTAATTAACTCGAATTTTCTGATCGAGTTAAGTTGCAGGCAGGCCTAATTAACAACCAATTAATTAACGCACACCACACCAGCAGCTGGATGAGTAGTACTTCTTTTTAACTAATCTTGTCATGTTCTTCAGCTACACATAGCTCGCGCGCGTCGTGGGGCTGATTAATTGCTAGTTATATATCGATCAAACCGAATTGTATATAAGAAATTGTTGCAcggatatatatatggaactCTGACAGCAGATAGATTATTTCCATTTCTTGTTTACGAAGTGCATGACTGCTGCAATGTATGATGTACACCCTCCCGTGTTGAAAACAACactgaatttttatttttattttgtattctGTATTCTGTATCTTGAAATATTGACCATCCAAATTTACTTTGTGTAGATGCAGCCTGCAGATGTGGAGGACACCCTCTCCCAAGCCCTGCATTTAGGCGATGAATTATTAAGAAATAGAGCCATATAAAGGGACCAAATagaacaatataaaacggaccAAATTCCAACAAGGACCTGTTAAACGTTTGCATTCATTTCTTCGTAACGTCATTGAGCGTTCTTATGGtgttttgaactttgaagATAAAATAGAGAATTCTTTggacttaggccgcgttcggccatGGGGTCAAGTTAATTAacctccctcgtttttcactcgcacactttccgaactgctgaacggtgtatttttctaaaagtttctatagaaatttattttaaaaaacatattagtctattttatatttttttaataattaataattaaataatcatgtactaatcaatttttatgtttttcgtgccgggTAAGTTAAATTacctcccctctccgccgaaCACGCCTTACGGAGTTATCCCATGCATGccaaagcaaacaaaaataatacatgcatgcatggtgctgATAATTTTATTCGAGATAGTAAGTTGAGTGATGAAGAGTTTGATCGGTGTGATACCGATAAAAACTACATGCAATGCTTTATTCTCAAAGGAATGCTAGTCAATTGGGAGACGAAGAGGGGGACGCAAATGCCTTCTATGATAAGATTGCTAATGCTTTATTTGCTAGGAGACAGTAATTCATTTATACGTCTATTGTATGGATAAAATATTCATCaatgatttaattattaatatttgacaattttatttttgagtttCATAATTTGTACTGGTTAtataaaatcacaaaaaaaatgaataaggtATAAAAAACCTGAGGGTATTCTACACTTTAACCTTACGAACTCACCATTCTAGGCTTCCACTAATCGAGAAAACAAACAACTCATAGATTATTctatttaagtttataataatctagtttATAGTAATCTggctcaataatctagattacaataattCTATGCCGAATCAAACATGATCTAAGTAGACAcccaaatactccctctatattttaatatatcaaGCCAATGGATTTTTAGTATATGTTTGAACATtcttcttattaaaaaaaacttacgtTGTaccacttatttttttaattggatttattactaaccatatttttattataactatcattttacatatttgcacaaaattttgaataaggcaGATGGTAAAATGTATGCCAAAAAAACCCAATCACGTCATCTGTTAAttaatgtaaaataaaaaagagtataTATAGGATTAGCaagtatatattataatgATACTACGGGGCCCTTCTTCCTTGAGCCCACAcagttatttatattatcatgATCAATACACGTTCTTGGTGACAGTGTCATCACCTCTATAATCTATATAAGCCCATGCCTCAGAAAGACGAGGATCTTGCATTCTATAGCTCCCAAGAACCCATCAGCCATGAACAATGTTCAAGCTCCTGAGACCAAGCAGGAAGACTCCCCAGAGAACTCCATGGCAGCAACCCTACTCCCAACAAGGGAGGGATGGTCCACGCCGCTCACCCTCTACAACAACTGCTGGCTGAGATCACACATGGTCGACAGCTTCATGGCAGTGAGGGACAACTTCAAGCCCCGCCACGACGACGTGATCCTCGCGACGCACCCCAAGTCCGGCACGACCTGGCTCAAGGCCATGGCCTTCGCCATCGTCAACCGCTCACGCTAcgacctcctcgccgacggcgacggcaacccTCTCCGTGCCCAGAACCCACAGAGGCTGGTGCCGTTCATCGGCGTGCCGGGACACGGAGGAGGCGACCTCGCCGCCATCGAGGCAATGCCGTCGCCGCGGCTGCTCGCCACCCACCTCCCGCTCTCGCTGCTCCCCCCGGCCGTCACTGCCGCCACGGGCGGCTGCCGCGTCGTCTACCTCTGCCGGGAGCCCAAGGACTCGTTCGTCTCGAGGTGGCACTTCGACAACAAGATGGTGAAGGGCTCCCAGACGGGAGCCCACGCGATCGAGCTCGACGCCGCGTTCGCCATGTTCTGCGAGGGGTGCACGCCGTTCGGCCCGTTCTGGGAGCACTACCTCCAGTACTGGCGCGAGAGCCTGCGGCGGCCGCGCGAGGTCCTCTTCCTGAGGTACGAGGAGCTCGTCGCCGACCCTCTCAGGGTCGTCAGGGACCTCGCCGCGTTCCTGGGCGTCCCGTTcatcgacgaggaggagagcaACGGGGTCGACCGAGAGGTGGTGAGGCTGTGCAGCTTCGAGACTCTCAGTGGCTTCGACGTCAACAAAAATGGCGGCGTCGAGCGTGCAGGAGGCAAGATCTTCATCGGGTACTCGTCCTTGTTCCGGCGAGGGAAGACTGGGGACTGGGTGAACCACATGAGCGCAGACATGGCGGAGAAGCTCGATGCACTTGTCAGGGAGAAGTTCAAAGGATCTGGGCTCGAGTTCTGATCAGAACTATTTGTCACTGTCGTCTGAATCTGTAGTTGATAACAAACCACAGTGTTCAGCAAATTGTTATGTTCAACCGGTTGTAATTTTAGAGTTCGGTCCTATTGGTGCTAACTCCCTAATAAAAACTTGTCCACTTGTTCAACCAGTCATCGATGGCTAGTATTTTTTCTGGTGCTGTTACGGTACCTTTTATTGTCGTCTGAATATGATAACAAATCATAGTGTTCagctaattattattattatgttcaACCAGTTTGTAATTTTAGAGTTCGGTCCATTTGGTGGCAACTCCAGAATAAAAACTTATCCACTTGTTCAACCAGTTATTGATGGCTAGTATTTTTTCTGGCACTGTTATGGTATCTTTTACTAGCAGCggttctagaaatatttagatctaactatgtatttttaagtatattaaatattttattcaaaacttttgtAAGATATATCTATCACCGtatctattttaacatgataatAACACACAATTTTataacattatatatttaagttttaattttaccattcGAGAATTTCTATTACACATAGAGCCGATGTAGTATAAGAAAATCctttttttaagttcaaatCAGCAATGGGTTGTGTTGAAGATGATTCATCCCATTTGGTGAAATCTGTTACTCGTTGAAATTCTATCTGTGTGGCATATTAGTTTGGAGATGAGCAATTGAAATTTCAGCCAGACATGCAGCGAGCCGGCTCGATGCTTGTGGTTTTTTTCGTGCAAATCACATCTACGTTGGTTTCCCAACTGCCACATATAAAGCACGGATACACTTGCAGTCGGTGGGACTCTTGAATGCTGGTTGGAAATCCAGCGCATATACTActtccgtccctaaatatttaacgtcgttgatttttaaatacacatttgaccattcgtcttatttaaaaaaattacataattactaattattttttcattcgtctcgcagtttctaggctagccgtgaaattcgttttttcattcatatccaaaaaccccttctaacatccggtcaaatatttaacatgaCACTTCTTTCAAAAGTTTTCTCGACCTAAACACCACAAGGAGTGATGACTCGAACAATCAACACAGCATCAGTCATCCAAAGGACGTGAGCCATGCCGGAAGACAGGGACAAATGACAGGTGCGTGTGGGCTCTGTTTGGCCAAAGTGCATGCCAAACAAATACTCCCCGGTTCGTTTATTCGCGTGTtccacatataaattattggcGTGTTCCCGGAGGAAACAGTACACTCGGTATGAATGATGTGACAACCACAACAGCACGCGGATAGTGTAGCGTATCTCTgctgctccctccgtcccagaTTATAACGGATGTCgattttctgtttgtaatatttgactgctcgttttatataaaaatttaaaagtattatttattttatttattatttttttctttaaaagtagtttaagtattacttataattttttatatttacactaaattattgaataagacgaatgactaaaaattataggtaaataGTTAGAATCTCATATACCATGAGACATGAGACAGGTAGTAGCTAAAGAAGGAAAGCAGAGTTGTCCGTTGTTTTCTTCATCCTACGTTACCGAAGATCTGCCGCTTTCACGAAATCAGGAAAAAGGttgtttcttaaaaatatccaGTCCATTAGCCCACTAAATTACCTACGATCGATGTGGACGTGAGTTAGACCAGCACAACCTGGCCCACTTGCAGCCAATCTTATAACGAATGACTGATTTTtatctaataatataatattgttcACTTTAGTAATCGTACAGGATAGAAATACTTCAAGTTCTAGCCTCCATAGCTCGTGGCCTGCGTTGCTGTAACTATTGTTGTTGCCAGTGTTATGAAACGTACCTTTTTTTGAGATAAGGTTTCGATTCTTGTGGACCAATCCGAAGCAGTTATGACGATAGAGTTCTTCCTACCTCTGCCCTCTCGCAACGAATAAATGCAGGGATAGGGGTGGCTGTTATTTTACAGACAATCTTTCATGCTAAGGAGAAAGGTCCACCCCTCTATCCTGTGTCTTTGTCTCATCTGCGGTGTGATTGATCGGGAAGGGATACAACCTTCTACATCTTCTTATGCCTCATCTTCTGTGGAAGGGAGGGAGCAAATCCGGGTGATCCGATGTAGCTATTCCAGAACACATCATAGTCGTTCTACAACAGCCCGAGCTACTACTG
This window harbors:
- the LOC102714119 gene encoding cytosolic sulfotransferase 15-like; the encoded protein is MNNVQAPETKQEDSPENSMAATLLPTREGWSTPLTLYNNCWLRSHMVDSFMAVRDNFKPRHDDVILATHPKSGTTWLKAMAFAIVNRSRYDLLADGDGNPLRAQNPQRLVPFIGVPGHGGGDLAAIEAMPSPRLLATHLPLSLLPPAVTAATGGCRVVYLCREPKDSFVSRWHFDNKMVKGSQTGAHAIELDAAFAMFCEGCTPFGPFWEHYLQYWRESLRRPREVLFLRYEELVADPLRVVRDLAAFLGVPFIDEEESNGVDREVVRLCSFETLSGFDVNKNGGVERAGGKIFIGYSSLFRRGKTGDWVNHMSADMAEKLDALVREKFKGSGLEF